The following coding sequences lie in one Saimiri boliviensis isolate mSaiBol1 chromosome 6, mSaiBol1.pri, whole genome shotgun sequence genomic window:
- the LOC101043064 gene encoding NXPE family member 2 isoform X2, with amino-acid sequence MEKLDQQIPPRPFTHVNTTTSATHSTATILNPRDTYCRGDQLDILLEMRDHLGRRKQYGGDFLRARMSSPILMAGASGKVTDFNNGTYLISFTLFWEGQVSLSLLLIHPSEGASALWRARNQGCDRVIFIGLFANRTSSVFTECGLTLNTNAELCQYMDDRDQEGFYCVRPQHMPCEALTHMTTRTRNISYLSKEEWSLFHRSNIGVEMMKNFTPIEVVPCNKSENIKKNCQIGMKTPFPSGYTLKKMWITAFCKQIKFNETKNINDCLERKLIYLMGDSTLRQWIYYLQKAVKTLKYFDHHGAGIFKTHVLLDVERHILIQWKKHGHPFVTKKLFSVKDENYIPREIDRVAGDKNTAIVITLGQHFRPFPINIFIRRAINIQKAIERLFLRSPETKVILKTENTRELHQNAEMFSDFHGYIQNLIIRDIFVDLNVGIIDAWDMTIAYCTNNAHPPDYVIQNQIGMFLNYIC; translated from the exons ATGGAGAAACTAGACCAGCAGATCCCACCCAGACCATTCACCCATGTGAACACCACTACCAGCGCCACACACAGCACAGCCACCATCCTCAACCCTCGAGACACGTACTGCAGGGGGGACCAGCTGGACATCCTGCTGGAGATGAGGGACCACTTGGGACGCAGGAAGCAATATGGTGGAGATTTCCTGAGGGCCAGGATGTCCTCCCCAATTCTGATGGCAGGTGCTTCTGGAAAAGTGACTGACTTCAACAATGGCACCTACCTGATCAGCTTCACTCTGTTCTGGGAGGGCCAGGTCTCCCTGTCTCTGCTGCTCATCCACCCCAGTGAAGGGGCATCGGCTCTCTGGAGGGCAAGGAACCAAGGCTGTGATAGGGTCATCTTTATTGGCCTGTTTGCCAACAGAACCTCCAGTGTCTTCACTGAATGTGGCCTGACCCTAAACACAAATGCTGAACTGTGCCAGTACATGGATGACAGAGACCAAGAAGGCTTCTACTGTGTGAGGCCTCAACATATGCCCTGTGAGGCTCTGACCCACATGACCACTAGGACGAGAAATATTTCCTATCTTAGCAAGGAAGAATGGAGCCTTTTCCACAG GTCCAACATAGGAGTTGAAATGATGAAGAACTTTACCCCCATTGAAGTCGTACCATGTAACA AGAGCGAGAACATAAAAAAGAACTGCCAGATTGGAATGAAGACTCCTTTCCCCAGTGGttatactttgaaaaaaatgtggATTACAGCATTTTGTAAACAGATCAagttcaatgaaacaaaaaatataaatgactgcTTGGAAAGAAAACTTATTTATCTTATGGGAGATTCAACACTGCGTCAGTGGATTTACTACTTACAAAAAGCTGTGAAAA ccttaaaatattttgatcatCACGGAGCTGGGATCTTTAAGACACATGTTCTTCTGGATGTTGAAAGACATATTTTGATTCAGTGGAAAAAACATGGACATCCATTTGTTACCAAAAAGCTATTCTCAGTGAAAGATGAAAACTATATCCCGCGGGAAATTGACCGGGTAGCAGGAGACAAAAACACGGCCATTGTCATTACCCTCGGCCAGCACTTCAGACCCTTTCCCATCAACATTTTCATCCGTAGGGCCATCAATATTCAAAAGGCCATTGAACGTCTATTCTTGCGAAGCCCAGAGACCAAGGTGATACTTAAAACTGAAAACACCAGAGAGTTACATCAAAATGCAGAGATGTTTAGTGACTTCCATGGCTATATTCAGAATCTTATCATAAGAGATATTTTTGTGGATCTTAATGTGGGCATTATTGATGCCTGGGACATGACAATTGCATATTGCACTAATAATGCCCATCCACCTGAT